In Beijerinckiaceae bacterium, the sequence ATCCTCTATGTGGCGGCTATCGGCGGCTCGGGTGCGGCGCGCGTTGTGGCAAACAACATTCACCCCATGAAGGTCAATGAGCCGGAGGAAATCTCAAACCTTCTGCTGAAACTTGAGGATGTCTTGAAAGGCACGCCGCCTCCCTGGCTCCGCAAGGCTTTGTCGAAAGGCAAAGAGAGAACTCTTGATTTCGATGAATGAGGCATGAAATGGCT encodes:
- the nifX gene encoding nitrogen fixation protein NifX — its product is MKIAFATQDLKRVDAHFGWAKNIAIYEIGPEGHQFLEAIQFDGDLKEDGNEDKLAPKIEAIKDCAILYVAAIGGSGAARVVANNIHPMKVNEPEEISNLLLKLEDVLKGTPPPWLRKALSKGKERTLDFDE